Proteins from one Falco naumanni isolate bFalNau1 chromosome 2, bFalNau1.pat, whole genome shotgun sequence genomic window:
- the PPEF1 gene encoding serine/threonine-protein phosphatase with EF-hands 1 isoform X2, producing MARLEMRRRYSLNIFQSIEYADEQDQLQLSNFFTFMLDHCTQPDSVSHIFTSPGVSQMLDEGLCLTEFEKKIDVPDSYYGPRLSFPLTVKDANALLHAFRNEQLLHARYVLQLLCETRRVLKEMPNITHLSTSYSKEITICGDLHGNLDDLLLIFYKNGLPSEQNRYVFNGDFVDRGKNSMEILIILFAFLLIYPNDLHLNRGNHEDYIMNLRYGFTKEVSKKYKDHGKQILCLLQDVFSWLPLATIIDSKVLILHGGISDTTDLDFLNALKRNKLKSLMRPPNSVRDTQHQGKERIPTTRPSKHIANQNVAGKTQHISSSGSTEPSGSHLPPDPALKEWKQILDILWSDPRSQNGCTPNKCRGGGCYFGPDVTAKLFEKYNLKMLIRSHEFKPEGYEISHNGKVITIFSASNYYEEGSNRGAYIKLNPELIPRFVQYQVSKYTRRQNLRERVGTIESSALKSLREKIYAHRSELTSAFAQYDLKGTGRISVNNWAEAMESVLQLELPWRMLQSQLAQMNPDGEIDFMSCFYDLKIGQPIKETQVQPALVETLCRYRKDLEIIFNVIDKDHSGLISLEEFSQTWKLFTSHLGIDADDESIDKLVLSIDYNKDGHIDFNEFLEAFHVVHRLEKKANS from the exons TTTCTCACATTTTCACCAGCCCTGGTGTTTCTCAGATGTTGGATGAAGGCTTATGTTTAACAGAATTTGAAAAGAAGATTGATGTTCCAGACTCCTATTATGGACCACGACTCTCATTCCCCCTTACTGTTAAAGATGCCAATGCTCTTCTTCATGCTTTCAGGAATGAACAG ctGCTTCATGCCCGCTATGTACTGCAGCTACTATGTGAAACCAGGAGGGTTCTCAAGGAGATGCCAAATATCACCCATCTTTCAACTTCTTACTCCAAGGAGATAACTATCTGTG GAGATTTGCACGGAAACCTGGATGATCTTTTGCTGATATTCTATAAG aatgGTCTGCCTTCAGAACAAAACCGTTATGTCTTTAATGGGGATTTTGTTGACAGAGGGAAAAACTCTATGGAAATACTTATAATCCTCTTCGCATTTCTTCTTATCTACCCCAATGATTTACACTTAAATAGAGGAAACCATGAAGACTACATCATGAACTTGAG ATACGGCTTCACAAAAGAAGTTTCGAAGAAGTACAAG GACCACGGGAAACAGATTTTGTGTCTTCTGCAAGATGTCTTTAGCTGGCTTCCCCTTGCCACTATAATTGATAGCAAAGTTCTTATCCTACACGGAGGGATTTCAGACACCACAGATTTGGATTTCCTGAATGCACTCAAGAGAAATAAG ttgaagtCTTTGATGCGGCCACCGAATTCAGTGAGAGACACACAGCACCAAGGGAAGGAGAGAATTCCCACAACCAGACCCAGTAAACATATTGCCAACCAGAATGTTGCAGGGAAAACACAACACATCTCTTCATCAGGCTCCACTGAGCCTTCAGGCTCACATTTGCCACCGGACCCTGCCCTGAAGGAATGGAAACAA ATCCTTGACATTCTCTGGAGTGATCCAAGAAGCCAAAATGGCTGTACACCAAATAAGTGTCGAGGAGGAGGTTGTTACTTTGGTCCTGATGTCACTGCCAAGCTGTTTGAAAAGTATAACCTGAAGATGCTCATCAGATCTCATGAATTTAAGCCAGAAGGTTATGAGATCAGTCACAATGGGAAG GTTATTACTATATTTTCTGCCTCTAACTATTACGAAGAGGGGAGCAACCGGGGAGCATATATCAAACTGAATCCTGAACTGATTCCTCGGTTTGTACAGTATCAAGTCAGCAAGTACACACGCAGGCAGAATCTTCGGGAGAG gGTGGGTACAATTGAATCATCTGCCTTAAAGTCCTTACGAGAGAAGATTTATGCTCACAGATCTGAACTCACTAGTGCTTTTGCACAGTATGACCTCAAAGGCACAG GCAGGATTTCTGTCAACAACTGGGCTGAAGCCATGGAGTCTGTCCTACAGCTGGAACTGCCCTGGAGGATGCTGCAGTCTCAGCTAGCACAGATGAACCCAGATGGAGAAATTGACTTCATGTCATGCTTTTACGATTTGAAAATAGGCCAACCTATAAAAGAG ACCCAGGTTCAGCCAGCTTTGGTGGAAACACTGTGCAGATACAGAAAGGATCTGGAGATCATCTTTAATGTCATCGACAAAGATCACTCAG gTCTGATTTCTCTTGAGGAGTTCAGCCAGACATGGAAACTCTTCACTTCTCACCTGGGCATTGATGCAGATGATGAATCCATTGACAAGTTAGTCCTCAGCATAGACTACAACAAAGATGGCCACATCGACTTCAATGAATTTTTAGAGGCCTTTCACGTGGTTCATAGACTAGAGAAAAAGGCAAACTCATGA